A DNA window from Luteolibacter luteus contains the following coding sequences:
- a CDS encoding fumarylacetoacetate hydrolase family protein, giving the protein MKLIRYGEPGREEPGIILDDGRRLDVGGQFTDYDEGFFALGGMEALQAWVEDGCPDAEEIPPEVRLGPPVDRPSKIVCVGKNYLDHAKEFGEGIPTEPVLFMKASTCWSGPYDDVVNPPGAHKLDYEVELALVIGKTASHVPEEHALDYVAGYSVFCDYSERAFQKEMGGQWMKGKSCDTFGPMGPWLVPASAVPDPQGLRLWCKVNGELRQNGWTGDMMFGLRHLVSYISRFMTLLPGDVIATGTPAGVGMGMKPPRYLAPGDCVELGIEGLGEMRQRVVASH; this is encoded by the coding sequence ATGAAACTGATCCGCTACGGCGAGCCTGGCCGGGAAGAACCCGGAATCATCCTGGATGACGGCCGCCGCCTCGACGTGGGTGGGCAATTCACCGATTACGACGAGGGCTTCTTCGCTCTTGGCGGCATGGAGGCCCTGCAGGCCTGGGTGGAGGACGGTTGTCCGGACGCGGAGGAGATCCCTCCGGAGGTGCGGCTTGGTCCGCCCGTGGACCGGCCCTCGAAGATCGTCTGCGTGGGGAAGAACTACCTCGATCACGCGAAGGAATTCGGTGAGGGGATCCCGACCGAGCCGGTGCTTTTCATGAAAGCCAGCACCTGCTGGAGCGGGCCCTATGATGATGTGGTGAATCCGCCCGGTGCCCACAAGCTGGACTACGAGGTCGAGCTGGCCCTGGTGATCGGCAAGACCGCCTCCCACGTGCCGGAGGAGCACGCGCTGGACTACGTGGCTGGCTACTCGGTCTTCTGCGACTACTCCGAGCGCGCCTTCCAGAAGGAAATGGGAGGCCAGTGGATGAAGGGGAAGAGCTGCGATACCTTTGGCCCGATGGGGCCGTGGCTGGTCCCTGCCTCCGCTGTGCCGGATCCGCAGGGACTGCGCCTGTGGTGCAAGGTGAACGGCGAGCTGCGCCAGAACGGGTGGACGGGGGACATGATGTTTGGCCTGCGCCATCTGGTGTCCTACATCAGCCGTTTCATGACACTTTTGCCCGGCGACGTGATCGCCACGGGTACCCCGGCCGGGGTCGGCATGGGGATGAAGCCGCCGCGCTACCTGGCCCCCGGAGATTGCGTGGAATTGGGCATCGAGGGCCTGGGCGAGATGCGCCAGCGGGTCGTCGCCAGCCACTGA
- a CDS encoding nuclease-related domain-containing protein: MLILIAIAVSIAIGLFVSLLGMVVALQPRRSKGAKGERIVAGRLKDLNEQFYRSFHDLYLPRPDGSGTTQIDHVVVSRFGIFVIETKYYNGWIFGSSRQKMWTQSIYGRNTQFPNPLPQNHLHVLAVAKFLGLPERNVHSLVFFVDGDFRTEMPENVIGSDLCGWIGLRRHVLLSDEAVYTAFMKLEDLDRMTDRKTTRAIHLKELKARRGKPVVGETEADEPQVPAASPGSVPPPLPDSPWNAPNARSAVPESLAISAVVPPVQRVAESF; encoded by the coding sequence GTGCTCATCCTCATCGCCATTGCCGTTTCTATTGCCATCGGGCTGTTCGTCAGCCTCTTGGGCATGGTGGTGGCCTTGCAGCCAAGGCGCTCCAAGGGGGCGAAGGGCGAGCGGATCGTGGCCGGCCGGCTGAAGGACTTGAACGAGCAGTTTTATCGCAGCTTTCACGATCTCTATCTGCCGCGGCCAGACGGAAGCGGAACCACACAGATCGATCATGTGGTCGTTTCGCGCTTCGGCATCTTTGTGATCGAGACGAAGTATTACAACGGATGGATCTTCGGAAGCAGCCGTCAGAAGATGTGGACGCAATCGATCTACGGCCGGAACACCCAGTTTCCGAATCCGCTCCCTCAGAATCACCTGCATGTGCTGGCGGTGGCGAAGTTCCTCGGCTTGCCGGAGCGGAACGTCCATTCGCTGGTCTTCTTCGTGGATGGCGATTTCCGGACCGAGATGCCGGAGAATGTGATCGGGAGTGATTTGTGCGGCTGGATCGGCCTGCGTCGGCACGTGCTTCTGAGCGATGAGGCGGTCTATACGGCTTTCATGAAGCTGGAGGATCTGGATCGCATGACCGATCGCAAGACGACCCGGGCGATTCACCTCAAGGAGCTGAAGGCACGGCGTGGGAAGCCCGTGGTTGGTGAAACGGAAGCGGATGAGCCGCAAGTGCCTGCGGCTTCTCCGGGTAGCGTGCCTCCGCCTCTGCCGGATTCACCGTGGAATGCGCCGAACGCGCGATCTGCCGTACCGGAATCCCTGGCGATCTCCGCAGTCGTCCCGCCGGTGCAGCGCGTGGCGGAATCTTTCTGA
- a CDS encoding pyridoxine 5'-phosphate synthase, whose product MLLGVNIDHVATLRQARYALLPDSPNAEPSPLDAAHDARLGGADSITIHVRADRRHMQDRDAYEVRKHCGLPINLEMGVTQEMTALALDLRPDFACLVPETREEVTTEGGLDVAGRIEEVKACVAKLQEHGIRVSLFIDPDLHQIEAAAAVGAEMVELHTGCFANAVDGQLEHEIARLIEAAKAGHAAGIQVNAGHGINYKNLHRLFVVPHLAELNIGHSIVSRAMRVGFTAAVAEMKGLMAAYPEPEE is encoded by the coding sequence ATGCTTCTGGGCGTTAATATCGACCACGTGGCGACCTTGCGGCAGGCGCGCTATGCCTTGCTGCCGGATTCGCCGAACGCGGAACCTTCACCGCTTGATGCCGCGCACGATGCGCGCTTGGGCGGCGCGGATTCGATCACGATCCACGTGCGGGCGGACCGCCGCCACATGCAGGACCGGGATGCCTATGAGGTGCGGAAGCATTGCGGCCTGCCGATCAATCTTGAGATGGGTGTTACCCAGGAGATGACGGCGCTGGCGCTGGACCTGCGTCCGGACTTTGCGTGTCTGGTGCCGGAGACCCGCGAGGAAGTGACCACGGAAGGCGGCCTCGATGTCGCCGGTCGCATCGAGGAGGTGAAGGCATGCGTGGCCAAGCTGCAGGAGCATGGAATCCGCGTGTCCCTTTTCATCGATCCGGATTTGCATCAGATCGAAGCCGCTGCCGCCGTCGGTGCGGAGATGGTGGAGCTTCACACCGGTTGCTTCGCGAATGCGGTGGATGGCCAGCTGGAACATGAGATCGCCCGGTTGATCGAGGCTGCGAAGGCAGGTCATGCCGCGGGGATCCAGGTGAATGCGGGTCACGGCATCAACTACAAGAATCTCCATCGGCTCTTCGTCGTGCCGCACTTGGCCGAGTTGAACATCGGTCACAGCATCGTCTCCCGCGCGATGCGTGTCGGCTTCACGGCTGCGGTGGCGGAGATGAAGGGCCTCATGGCTGCTTACCCTGAGCCCGAGGAATGA
- a CDS encoding esterase/lipase family protein: MKAPLHLLLLAAFFFSACSAPLSFHVVESKTPHGNYTESPLDAALRELEEGKKTSDPMVASTHFIESARLAGEKALAGEKGAVALYNHAIGRLVEDLDKAGSLPWGRHITTGSDQLGWKLAGKLEPGAPAGERHYVPVDSLDFKGKYSHTKATRPGVGAPLVAISTDDPNFRKTFGVHRTYTALTAILRFGSGKSVTLELHDPLEEERLSIAGRNPPLAADFSSPGSLLLATDRTYRLGIIRLLNPQKYSATARLSRLQKYDAGRTPVLFVHGLQDTPATWMPMYESLLQDAEIRKHYQFWVFSYPSGYPYPYSASLLRKELDGVAKAFPGHKRIVIVGHSMGGIISRLMVTDAGDKIWRGVFGKGPDEMKINGSSRRLLLDSYVFEHRPDIQRAIFISAPHRGSALAEKWFGRLGSRLVRMPSFLADARNAVASVLTADNASIHLQRTPNSIDTLSPDNPFVREVNKLPIAPGIPYHSIMGDRGKGGNKDHTPPVSSDGVVPYWSSHMDGAVSEKIVPSHHSAHQHPDGIAEVKRILKKYAEK, encoded by the coding sequence ATGAAAGCCCCGCTCCACCTCTTGCTCCTTGCGGCGTTTTTCTTCAGCGCCTGCTCGGCTCCGCTTTCCTTTCATGTCGTCGAAAGCAAGACGCCGCATGGGAACTACACGGAGTCACCGCTGGATGCCGCGCTGCGCGAGCTGGAAGAGGGAAAGAAGACCAGCGATCCCATGGTGGCCAGTACCCACTTCATCGAAAGCGCACGGCTTGCAGGAGAAAAGGCACTGGCTGGCGAGAAGGGGGCCGTGGCTCTCTACAACCACGCCATTGGCCGTCTGGTGGAGGACCTCGACAAGGCCGGCTCCCTGCCATGGGGCCGCCACATCACCACCGGTAGCGACCAGCTAGGCTGGAAACTTGCCGGAAAACTCGAACCCGGGGCTCCTGCGGGAGAACGCCACTATGTCCCGGTGGATTCCCTTGATTTCAAAGGGAAGTATTCCCACACCAAGGCCACGCGACCAGGTGTGGGAGCTCCCTTGGTGGCAATCTCCACCGACGATCCGAACTTCCGCAAGACCTTCGGGGTCCACCGCACCTACACCGCTCTCACTGCCATCCTGCGTTTCGGCTCCGGGAAATCCGTCACGCTGGAACTCCACGATCCCTTGGAGGAGGAACGCTTGTCCATCGCCGGACGGAATCCCCCGCTAGCTGCCGATTTCAGCTCTCCCGGCTCACTCCTCTTGGCGACGGACCGGACCTACCGGCTGGGCATCATCCGGCTGCTCAATCCCCAGAAATACTCGGCCACCGCACGGCTCAGCCGCTTGCAGAAATACGACGCCGGACGCACCCCGGTGCTCTTCGTCCACGGCCTGCAGGACACCCCGGCGACTTGGATGCCGATGTATGAATCCCTGCTCCAGGATGCGGAGATCCGAAAGCACTACCAGTTCTGGGTCTTCAGCTATCCCAGCGGCTATCCCTATCCCTACTCCGCCTCGCTCCTCCGCAAGGAGCTGGATGGCGTCGCGAAGGCCTTCCCCGGCCACAAGCGGATCGTGATCGTGGGCCACAGCATGGGCGGGATCATCAGCAGGCTCATGGTCACGGATGCCGGTGACAAGATCTGGCGCGGCGTCTTTGGCAAGGGACCGGACGAAATGAAGATCAACGGGTCCAGCCGGAGGCTCCTGCTGGATTCCTATGTCTTCGAGCACCGGCCGGACATCCAACGGGCCATCTTCATCTCAGCTCCCCATCGCGGCTCGGCACTTGCCGAAAAGTGGTTCGGCCGCCTCGGCTCGCGCTTGGTGCGCATGCCTTCTTTCCTTGCGGATGCCAGGAACGCGGTGGCCTCCGTGCTGACCGCGGACAATGCCTCCATCCATCTCCAGCGGACACCGAACAGCATCGACACCCTTTCTCCTGACAATCCTTTCGTCCGCGAGGTGAACAAGCTGCCGATCGCCCCCGGAATCCCCTACCACTCGATCATGGGAGACCGCGGCAAGGGCGGAAACAAGGACCACACGCCGCCGGTCAGCAGCGATGGCGTGGTACCCTACTGGAGTTCGCACATGGACGGCGCGGTGTCAGAGAAGATCGTGCCGTCCCACCACAGTGCTCACCAGCATCCGGACGGTATCGCGGAGGTGAAACGGATCCTGAAGAAATACGCGGAAAAGTAG
- a CDS encoding HAD-IIB family hydrolase produces the protein MEETRSRQWLLVSDLDGTLTGHDGGVSSLSELGVRVALVLNSSRPRASVLRTLALLPTGLKIDGLITAMGTEVMVDGVDRNDWTEKFRGWDRRPVDAFMESVGMLPHRPEHQGVYKASYHVPAERWQEFRRRVLDLVPASVVVTSGESDFDVLPAAAGKDKATAWVARLMGFDPSRVIVAGDSGNDVDMFNAARMAIAVSNSRHELIDRVNPAKTYFASQPSALGVIEGLRHWGALPDGKEEAR, from the coding sequence ATGGAAGAAACACGAAGCAGACAATGGTTGTTAGTAAGTGATCTGGACGGGACCCTCACCGGCCATGACGGGGGAGTGAGCTCCCTTTCGGAGCTGGGAGTTCGGGTCGCTCTGGTTTTGAATTCGAGCCGACCCCGTGCCAGCGTTCTGCGCACGCTGGCACTCCTGCCCACCGGACTGAAGATCGACGGCCTGATCACGGCCATGGGCACGGAAGTCATGGTGGACGGTGTGGACCGGAACGATTGGACGGAAAAGTTCAGGGGGTGGGATCGCAGGCCGGTCGATGCATTCATGGAGAGCGTCGGGATGCTCCCGCACCGGCCCGAACATCAGGGCGTGTACAAGGCCAGCTATCATGTGCCCGCGGAACGCTGGCAGGAGTTCCGGAGACGCGTCCTCGATCTTGTTCCCGCAAGCGTGGTGGTGACTTCCGGTGAGAGTGACTTCGATGTGTTGCCTGCTGCCGCGGGCAAGGACAAGGCGACGGCCTGGGTGGCGCGCTTGATGGGATTTGACCCCTCGCGTGTGATCGTCGCCGGAGACTCCGGGAACGATGTGGACATGTTCAATGCCGCACGCATGGCAATCGCCGTCTCGAATTCACGGCACGAGCTGATCGATCGCGTGAATCCCGCGAAGACTTACTTTGCTTCCCAGCCCAGCGCCTTGGGCGTGATCGAGGGTCTGCGCCACTGGGGTGCGCTGCCGGATGGAAAGGAGGAAGCGCGATGA
- the acpS gene encoding holo-ACP synthase has protein sequence MKIFGIGIDVVEVERIGSSMAEFGERFATRIFTESERAYCEAQRRPEIHYAARFAAKEAIAKAFGTGIGKELGWLDMEIIRKESGEPALVLTGSGKAYAEAMGIAEVKISLSHAHHYAAANAVALGI, from the coding sequence ATGAAGATCTTCGGCATCGGCATCGACGTGGTGGAAGTGGAACGCATCGGCTCCTCGATGGCGGAGTTCGGCGAGCGCTTCGCCACGCGGATCTTTACCGAGAGCGAGCGTGCCTATTGCGAGGCGCAGCGACGTCCTGAGATCCATTATGCCGCCCGCTTTGCCGCGAAGGAAGCGATCGCCAAGGCCTTCGGCACCGGCATCGGGAAGGAACTCGGCTGGCTGGACATGGAGATCATCCGGAAGGAGAGCGGTGAGCCTGCCCTGGTGCTCACGGGCTCCGGGAAGGCCTATGCGGAGGCGATGGGCATCGCCGAGGTGAAGATCAGCTTGAGCCACGCGCATCACTACGCTGCGGCGAATGCGGTGGCCCTGGGCATTTAG
- a CDS encoding glycosyltransferase — protein sequence MLSIHGYVAAEPELGKPDTGGQVVFVLELAKRFARLGYKVDLVTRRFDKQPEMDRLNPNLRVWRIPFGGKGFIRKEDMHGLLRDFVTNFMAEAKHRGLRYDVVSSHYWDAGWAGQRIAEELRIPHVHTPHSLGTWKSRDMKGSREEVERIYRFTERIEKEFLVYRNCDHVIATTEQQCELLEADYGIPRSHITLIPPGIDEQRFTPVMPSRLQEIRERLDFGAHDVYCVGRAATNKGIDLLIASLPSLRALVPDARLKLAIGADSERDRERVEQWQGLSRELGVADAVQWIGYVPDEEMADYYRAAGVFALSSRYEPFGMTAIEAMACGTPTVVTTHGGLHEAVDFGTHALFADPKEPGEFAALLAMPMRHERLHERLSVEGARFSRRQFGWTGIARRTLAVFDRYRGIYEVPDEFPEVIP from the coding sequence ATGCTTTCGATCCATGGCTACGTGGCGGCGGAGCCTGAGCTCGGCAAGCCGGACACCGGCGGGCAGGTGGTCTTCGTATTGGAGCTGGCGAAGCGCTTTGCGAGGCTCGGCTACAAGGTCGATCTGGTGACACGGCGTTTCGACAAGCAGCCGGAGATGGACCGCCTCAATCCGAATCTCCGTGTCTGGCGCATTCCTTTCGGCGGGAAGGGCTTCATCCGCAAGGAGGATATGCATGGTCTGCTGCGGGACTTCGTGACGAATTTCATGGCGGAGGCGAAACACCGCGGGCTGCGCTATGATGTGGTGAGTTCCCACTATTGGGACGCCGGTTGGGCGGGCCAGCGGATCGCGGAAGAACTGAGGATTCCCCACGTCCACACGCCGCATTCCCTCGGCACGTGGAAGAGCAGGGACATGAAGGGGTCGCGTGAAGAGGTAGAGCGGATCTACCGCTTTACGGAGCGCATCGAGAAAGAGTTTCTCGTCTATCGGAATTGCGATCATGTCATCGCGACCACCGAGCAGCAGTGCGAGCTGCTGGAAGCGGACTACGGCATCCCCCGTAGCCATATCACCCTCATCCCGCCAGGGATCGACGAACAGCGCTTCACCCCGGTGATGCCATCCCGTTTGCAAGAGATCCGGGAGCGCCTGGACTTCGGTGCCCACGATGTCTATTGCGTGGGACGGGCTGCGACCAACAAGGGGATCGACCTGTTGATCGCCTCGCTGCCGTCCTTGCGGGCTCTCGTGCCGGATGCCCGGCTCAAGCTGGCGATCGGAGCCGACTCGGAGAGGGACCGTGAACGTGTCGAGCAGTGGCAAGGGCTTTCGCGCGAACTCGGTGTCGCAGACGCCGTGCAATGGATCGGCTACGTGCCGGATGAGGAGATGGCGGACTACTATCGTGCTGCCGGAGTCTTTGCGCTGTCCTCGCGCTACGAGCCCTTCGGCATGACCGCGATCGAGGCGATGGCTTGCGGGACACCCACGGTGGTGACCACGCACGGCGGGCTTCACGAAGCGGTGGATTTCGGCACCCACGCCCTGTTCGCCGATCCGAAGGAGCCGGGTGAATTTGCGGCACTGCTGGCGATGCCGATGCGTCATGAGCGCCTGCATGAACGGCTCTCCGTGGAGGGGGCGCGCTTCTCCCGCCGCCAGTTCGGCTGGACCGGCATCGCCCGCCGAACGCTTGCCGTCTTTGATCGCTATCGAGGGATCTACGAGGTGCCGGACGAATTCCCCGAAGTCATTCCCTGA
- the purH gene encoding bifunctional phosphoribosylaminoimidazolecarboxamide formyltransferase/IMP cyclohydrolase → MPIERALLSVSDKTGLADFAKQLHEAGVELLSTGGTAKTLREAGLPVMDVSEFTGAPELFEGRVKTLHPKVHGGLLHKRDDKEHLAQAREHNIPPIDLVVVNLYPFEQTITKPDVTLADAIENIDIGGPSMLRSAAKNYASVTVVTDPNDYQRVVDEMKEHGGNTTIGFREQLAVKVFLRTSQYDAAISNYLGQCGQGTRCNFTVSLPLEMELRYGDNPHQKSALYGDFKSCFSQLQGKELSYTNILDIEAAADLILDFVRPTIGILKHTNPCGVGQDDEDLRVAWQKAFETDRQAPFGGVIVCNRPLTEGVARIISEIFTDVIIAPDYEPEARAVLQKKKNLRIMKLNDAYLVAKRAPVVRSCPGGLMVMDRDHTALGLDNLEGKVVTKRPPTEEEMRAMRFAWRVVKHVKSNAIVYAKSDRTLGIGAGQMSRVDSSRIAVWKAKEAGLDLKGSVIASDAMFPFADGLQAAIEAGATACIQPGGSMRDEEVIAAADAAGLAMIFTGHRHFRH, encoded by the coding sequence ATGCCCATCGAACGCGCCCTTCTTTCCGTCTCCGATAAGACCGGTCTCGCCGACTTCGCCAAGCAGCTGCATGAGGCTGGCGTGGAGCTCCTCTCCACCGGCGGCACCGCCAAGACCCTGCGCGAAGCCGGCCTGCCAGTGATGGACGTGTCCGAATTCACCGGCGCTCCGGAACTTTTCGAAGGCCGCGTGAAGACCCTGCACCCCAAGGTTCACGGCGGCCTGCTCCACAAGCGCGATGACAAGGAGCATCTGGCCCAGGCAAGGGAGCACAATATCCCGCCGATCGATCTGGTGGTGGTGAATCTTTACCCCTTCGAGCAGACGATCACGAAACCGGATGTGACCCTTGCGGACGCGATCGAGAACATCGACATCGGCGGCCCTTCGATGCTGCGCAGCGCGGCGAAGAACTACGCCTCCGTGACCGTGGTGACCGACCCGAACGATTACCAGCGCGTGGTCGATGAGATGAAGGAGCACGGTGGGAACACGACTATCGGCTTCCGCGAGCAGCTGGCTGTGAAGGTTTTCCTCCGCACTTCGCAGTACGATGCGGCGATCTCGAACTACCTCGGCCAGTGCGGGCAGGGGACCCGCTGCAATTTCACCGTGAGCCTGCCGCTCGAGATGGAGCTGCGCTACGGAGACAACCCGCACCAGAAGTCGGCACTCTATGGCGATTTCAAGAGCTGCTTCAGCCAGCTGCAGGGCAAGGAGCTGAGCTACACCAACATCCTCGACATCGAGGCTGCCGCGGACCTGATCCTCGACTTCGTGCGTCCGACGATCGGCATCCTGAAGCACACGAACCCCTGCGGTGTGGGCCAGGACGATGAGGACCTGCGCGTGGCTTGGCAGAAGGCCTTTGAAACCGACCGCCAGGCACCCTTCGGTGGGGTGATCGTGTGCAACCGCCCGCTGACGGAAGGCGTGGCCCGCATCATCTCGGAGATTTTCACGGATGTCATCATCGCCCCGGACTACGAGCCGGAAGCCCGTGCGGTACTTCAGAAGAAGAAGAACTTGCGCATCATGAAGCTGAACGACGCCTACCTCGTCGCGAAGCGCGCACCGGTCGTCCGCTCCTGTCCGGGCGGGCTGATGGTGATGGACCGCGACCACACCGCGTTGGGCCTCGATAACCTCGAGGGCAAGGTGGTGACGAAGCGTCCGCCGACCGAAGAGGAAATGCGCGCGATGCGCTTTGCCTGGCGCGTGGTGAAGCACGTGAAGTCGAACGCCATCGTTTACGCGAAGAGCGACCGCACTCTGGGCATTGGTGCCGGCCAGATGAGCCGCGTGGACAGCTCCCGCATCGCGGTGTGGAAGGCGAAGGAAGCAGGCTTGGACTTGAAGGGCTCGGTCATCGCTTCTGACGCGATGTTCCCCTTTGCCGACGGCCTGCAAGCTGCGATCGAAGCCGGTGCGACGGCCTGCATCCAGCCGGGCGGCTCGATGCGTGATGAAGAAGTCATCGCCGCCGCGGATGCCGCGGGCCTTGCGATGATCTTCACCGGTCATCGTCACTTCAGGCACTGA
- a CDS encoding cation:proton antiporter — MLQGITLLTAFAIAMALTVLLPRLMERLRLPSILGFIIAGFLLGPAVLGVLKQDGQAITLFAELGKLLFMFFVGFEIDLDDFKKSRAKAMTFGALTFLLPLGAGIALARICGYAWNPSLLIGSIIASHTLLAFPILERLGLARHPMVMTVVGGTIFTDIASMLVLAITVSVHETGFTWSFLGIELLELAIFVPLVLFGAGSLARKAIIRYGQRAEVRVVIMLVVITVCAEGARMIRLEGIVGAFLAGIAVKRAMRGKFVVEQLEIVAKSLFIPAFFLTTGFLIDLAVMKHSLRENPLLSLGLLFAILAGKTLAAWLSTRIFRQSSAEMWTMASLSYPQMAATLASAVVGYQTLDAAGVRLLDSSFVNAVVIVIVVTCVLGPILTTRYATRMLSEAPPAPGGTSSDPPPRALAS, encoded by the coding sequence ATGCTCCAGGGAATCACCTTGCTCACCGCCTTCGCTATCGCGATGGCGCTCACGGTATTGTTGCCCCGGCTCATGGAGCGGCTTCGCCTCCCCTCGATCCTGGGCTTCATCATCGCAGGCTTTCTGCTGGGACCGGCGGTGCTTGGGGTTCTGAAGCAAGATGGACAGGCGATCACGCTCTTTGCCGAGCTGGGCAAGCTGCTCTTCATGTTCTTCGTCGGCTTCGAAATCGATCTGGACGACTTCAAGAAATCACGGGCGAAGGCGATGACCTTCGGGGCACTCACCTTCCTCCTACCGCTCGGGGCCGGCATCGCCCTCGCGCGCATTTGCGGCTACGCATGGAATCCGTCGCTGCTCATCGGTTCCATCATCGCCTCCCACACACTTCTGGCCTTTCCGATCCTCGAACGCCTTGGCCTCGCACGCCACCCGATGGTGATGACGGTAGTGGGCGGGACCATCTTCACGGACATTGCCTCAATGCTGGTGCTCGCGATCACGGTTAGCGTGCATGAGACGGGCTTCACCTGGAGCTTCCTCGGGATCGAGCTGCTGGAACTCGCCATCTTCGTGCCCTTGGTCCTTTTTGGTGCCGGCAGCCTGGCGAGAAAGGCGATCATCCGTTATGGCCAGCGGGCGGAGGTCCGGGTCGTCATCATGTTGGTGGTGATCACGGTTTGCGCGGAGGGAGCCCGCATGATCCGGCTGGAGGGCATCGTGGGGGCCTTTCTCGCCGGCATCGCGGTGAAGCGTGCCATGCGCGGGAAGTTCGTGGTGGAGCAGCTTGAAATCGTGGCGAAGTCCCTCTTTATCCCCGCCTTTTTCCTCACCACCGGCTTCCTTATCGATCTCGCGGTGATGAAGCACAGCCTGCGGGAAAATCCGCTGCTCAGCCTCGGACTTCTGTTCGCGATCCTCGCAGGCAAAACGCTGGCCGCCTGGCTGAGCACCCGGATCTTCCGCCAGTCGTCCGCGGAGATGTGGACCATGGCCAGCCTTTCCTATCCGCAGATGGCGGCCACCCTCGCATCCGCGGTGGTGGGCTACCAGACCTTGGATGCCGCGGGGGTGCGCCTGCTGGATTCCAGCTTCGTCAATGCCGTGGTGATCGTCATTGTGGTCACCTGCGTCCTCGGCCCTATCCTCACCACACGCTACGCCACCCGCATGCTATCTGAAGCGCCCCCCGCTCCCGGGGGCACCTCATCCGATCCTCCACCTCGAGCCCTCGCCTCATGA